DNA from Onychomys torridus chromosome 1, mOncTor1.1, whole genome shotgun sequence:
ACACTTGAAGTTTTGTCTCAACCAGGTCTCTGGCACTGCCTACCTGATGTTGAAGGTGGAGCCCAAGAAGGAAGGTCGACGATACTGGGCAGAAGCAGCTGTGTAGGGTGGCTGAGGCTCTACCTCATTCCAGTACATGTCACGCTCCATGGGAGGCAAATCCTGGTGCATCTCATCCACAGACAACAGGGATACCTGGTTGCCAAGGACAGAGGGGGGTATCCAATAGAATGAGTAGCCCAGACAGGAACATGAGCTTGCCTGATGCCTTAGGAATCATCAGTttgctctctctccaggcctcagtttccccacctgtgGTACTGAAGAGACTGATGCTTACTTGCAGCCTCCGAAGCTGAGGTGTGAATCCTGGGAGTGAATGATTGGCTGAGAAAAGGGTTGATGTTTGAGAAGGGGAAGACAATTTACTGTAGGGTCTCCCTGGAAAAATGCTGAGTTCCCTCTTTGGATCCAGTTTGAGAAGGGTCCATGacacagcccccaccccaccccccataccTGCAGGTTTCTGTCAATGATCCAGTTGGTCTCAAAATCATCGTCATCTTCTCCGAAGGGGTTGATGAGCTGCTCTGCCACCTTTGAGGATAGgggcggtgtgtgtgtgggtgtgtgtgtgtggggggggtgaggcTCTGAGAACCTTGACACTCTGGTTTCCATCCTAAGCCTTGGGTCCTGCCATATCCACTCACTCCCTCATGACGCCTTTCctgccaaacaaccgtcttcaaGACCGAAGTATTGGGCCCCAGCAGCCTCCCCATGGGGCTTCCATGTTCTTGGTCTCTACTCTGAAGACCACAGCTGTCCCTTCCTGTGTCAGTCAGCCAAATCACCACCTGGATCTCACCCACGCAACTCACTTCAAGTTGCATTGTATTTTGATACACTTATTTACCTTCCAATATGCACGTATTTGTTGTGTTATGGTATTAGAGATAAATGCTGAGGCTGTGCTGAATTCCAGTGGCCAGGAGGGGAGTTTCCTGGAcactaatatctaaaatactaaagggctggagagatggctcagcagttaagagcactggctgctcttccagagaacctgagttcaattcccagcaaccatctgtaactccagttccaggagctccaGTGAATGTggacagtacacacacacacacacacacacacacacacacacacacacacactatatatatatatgcaggtggAACACtcatatgaataaaatgaaaattaaaaaaataaataaaaataaaaataaatcgaAGCTCCACAGGGGTGATTGTTCTGTGGGTCCAGGGGACATCCTGATAGCTGGTGAGGCACCTCAGATAATTTTAAGCATAAAGGTAGTATAAACTAGTTGAGTCTTTAGAAAACAAAGGTAACTGGGAGAAGGTATATTGAGACtagaatctctctctccctctccctccctgtgtgtgtgtgtgtgtgtgtgtgtgtgtgtgtgtgttttgtgtgcgcacgcgcgtgtgtgttGGACAGAATAGTTTCTGTGTATTTGCTCACACATGTGTGATACGCATGGCCTTCTTTATTTTGCTGCTTTGTCCTTCCTCTCAGGTGGCTGCCAGCcaggaacacccccccccccccccccccaccctcccacccccacccccccacctccctcacctcccccGCGCCATGCCCATCGAGTGAGGGAAGGTTGGGATCCAGTGAGGCCTACCTTCAGCCAGCCCATGTAAAATAAGAATTGCAGGATTGTGAAGACAGGCACGACGAGGTCCATCTCGTGGCCTGGGTAGTTCTTGGCTGGGTTCAAAAACTGCCGCCCCACCAAACATGCGAGGAAAAAGCTGTATACTGCCACTGTCACCACCTGGAAGGAGAAGAGGCACAGGGGCCAGAAAAGGGCTAAGCAGAGACCCTAGGATTGGAAGCTTTGAGTCCAAAGccttgctctgacctccacactcacgaCACTGGGTTTCTGTTTgtccttctttgtgtgtgtgtgtgtgttgtttgcttttattttttgaggcagggtctcatgtagcccaggctagcatgacactcactatgtagccaaggatgaccttgaacctctgatcctctggctacCAGATCCCAAGGACTGGAAATACAGGTGAGTGCCACTATGTTCCAGTTTCATGAGATGtcgaagatcaaacccagggaggGATTAATGCATGTGGCAACACTACCCAATGAGCTCACCCACTCCATTTGCCCCCTCTTAAAACCAGGATGGTCACACTCCCTCTGCTGGGCTGGGCCAGACAGGGGCACAGATGCTTTGACCTCTGTGCTAGAAAGAATTTTCCAAGTCCAGGCCTAACTCCCAGGATGAGATCTAGGGAAGTGTGCTTTCTGGATCTTCCTAGCCACTGATTCCCTCAGGGACAGCCTCACCAGTCTTGTCTTTACCTGTGTGTACACCAGTGGGATGCTGATCCAGTCGTAGGCATACAGATGTCCACACTGAGTTCGCAAGGTGCACATCtcctggagggtgggggagaaggaGCAGGTGCTGGCCACCACCTGCTTCCCCAGAATCTCCCGCAGCTCTTCCCCAGGTATAATGCAATGGTGTTCATGGAATAGCCTTGGCTGTGTGGTCATAGGCAGCTCGCTAGACCTCTCTGTGTCCTAGTAGCTTCATCTAGTAAAAAGGAGCCAGGACTTCACAGTCTCACtcagagaagggacagaggggaGATTTGGAGAGGGGCCACCTTGTGTTGTGGAATCTTGTTCGAAAATATCATACACCACCAGGACAGGCTGTGGGCAGAGCCTCCAGCCTTTTCTTTAAAGGAAGCCACAACACGACCCACTGCATCCCATCTGTGGGCTCACATTTATCATGCTCTGGAGCAATACAGTGTCCCGGATTCGACCTCCAACATAGGCCTTCATTGACAGGTTGGCAAACCACACCCAGGGCACCCAGAATGAGTTGTGTGGTAGGCCCAACTTCTGCAAATGCTTATATTCCTCATGGGTCATAAAGCCTGCAGGGCAGAGTGGACAAGGAATCGGGTAATCCTGCAAAAGAAGCAGCCTGCACCGGGACACCCAGCCAGCCTGTCTGAGCACCGAGGAATTTCTGTgctcttttattatttgtttctgcACACAAAATTACTGAGCCCCAGTTAGGCGCTGTTCTGGACCACACGGGACAGGAGGTGGGAGTGTAGAGGGCTTTGTTATTAGCTAGAGTCAGGCCCCGAAAAAAAGTCAAAGGAAAGCTAGGGACCCCTAGGGTCAAGCCATCAAGTCGGGAAACCGGAGAtcaggacaggcagagagaaaggaggtggaTCCGAATTCCATCAGACCCCAAGCCCCAGCTTCTTCCCTTATTATCCCTGAAGGCTTCTTGACCTTCCTCAAATCCCTACCTTTTTCGTTTATTCTGGCCTCGCCCCACTCCAGGCACTGATTCTGGCCTGCCCAGTTCTGTCCCAATTCTGACCCCATCAGGCCTGCCCCACCTCACCCTCTTCAAGTCCCGAGGACTCTGGCTCCACCCAGCGTCAGCTCCCGTCACTCCGAGTCTCAGGCCACGCCTCGGCTCAGCTCCGGCCCTGCGGCCCCGCCCACTCCAGATACTGCCTACCTGCTCGCACCAGGTGCAGAAGAGTGGGGAAGCGCTTGAAGACCGCGGTGCTGACGCTGCGCAGGATAAGCACTTGGCCCAGGATGGCATAGCGGATGAGTGTGCGCCGCAGCAGCCGACCTTGCTCGTCCTTGCCCTCCACGAAGCCTGACACCTGGCTCATAAGGCGGTCCGGCCAAGGCAAGCTCTCGTACTGGTTCCACCAGCGGGTCACCACCAACGTCACATAGAAACCTGGGCAGGAGGGATGAGGGACGAGGGGCGAGGGGCCGGGCTGTGGCCAGAGACCGGCGCCGGGTGAAGCCTCGGTTTCTCCGACTTCCTGATACATGTGGGCCCAGCctcaacatttttaaaaggccacTGGCCCACCTTACCCCACTCCCCGCCTCTGGTGGAGGTCCGCCCGTGCGTGTCTGCAGCTAGGGGGCGACCACTGGACCCCAACAGCCGCAAGGGGGCGCTCACCCAGAACAAAGGATATAGGGATGAGCTGAATGTAGCTGTCGCAGTACAGAGCCAGCTTCTCAAACAACAGCTGCTGTTCATTCGAGAGAGCCATTCTGGGAGTGGGTGAGGCATTGAGAGGAAGTGTCTAAGAATGTGTCCCTACGCCCGGCCCGGGGCAAGAGCGGGGCTATCTGGGTTATGTCCTTTCAATGGTCTGGCCCAGGGTCCCCCTCTGGCTGAGGTGGGTTCTCGGAATGGGTTACTTCCAGCATTTTGAATGTGTGTAAGTGGTGTGGTGTgctggtggggtggtgggggggtggtggaggtggaggtggtggggtggtggtggtgatgctggtggggtggtggtggtggtggtggtggtgtggtggtgctggtggtgttggggtggtggtggtatggtgctggtggtgtggtggtggtggtggtggtggggtggtggtggtgtgctggtggtggggtggtggtggtgtgctggtggtggggtggtggtggggtggtagtggtggtggtggtggtgtggtggtggtgtgctggtggtggggtggtggtggggtggtggtggtggtggtggtggtggtggtgagcacTGAGATATATTATATACTCAAGTCCTTTACTGACCCCTTTAAACAAGTCCAGGGGCAGTTGTTTAAGTGTTGGGGGGTGGCTAGAatgatagcttagtggttaagaacacttgttacaCTTGCAGAAGAACCAGATTTAGTTCCCAGagtccacatggcagcttagaactatttatttatttatttttctattattgatttatttattggttgattggtttttcgaggcaggatttctctgtgtagttttgtgcttttcctggaactcgtttggtagcccaggctggcctggaactcacagagatctgcctgcctctgcctcctgagtgctgggattaaaggcatgcaccaccaccgcctggttgcTTAGAactatttataactccagttcccaagagatctaatgccctcttctggccttcttgagcaatgcacacacatggtacacatacatgcatacatacaggtaaatcacacacaaaaataaataaatattaaaaaataagtaaaagcagGTAGAAACAAAGTgtttggtattttttaaaaagtataaggTAGAAGGCTTGGTAGCTTAGctggtatagtgcttgcctagcacaagtAAGTTCATAGGTTCAATCTTGGCACCATATATGGGACTGAACCCACCCATGGtgtcacacaccacacacacacacacacacacacacacacacacacacacacacacacaaagtggagaGGGATGGCCAGGCTGAGCATTGAGTTTCAGGGCAATGAAGTGACTCTTGATGACATTCTAGTGGTATATACATGTCATGTGAGATACGTCTGTCCACACCCATAGGGTGCAGGACACCATGAATGAACCCCAGTGAAAACTAGAGACTTACAGCAACACAGGGGAAGTTCACTGGCTGCAGCGAATGTGCCACTGTGCAACTGTGGCTTGCTAAAGCAGAGGGTGGAGTGGACACAGAAGAGAAATCTCTGTATTGTCTACTTAATTTTCCTATaaacaaaatgcttttaaaagaacTTTTAGAGTTCACTTGCTattgcctgcacaagatgtagaactcttgacTCTTCCTCCATCAGCTGGTCTGCCTACACCATACCATCATgtccaccatggtgataatggactgaacctctggactgtaagccaccaattaaatgttttcctttataagaaacaaaaaacaaaaaaacctcctagccaggctttaatcccagcactcaggaggcagaggcaggtagatctctgtgagttccaggccagcctggtttatatagagAGGTTTATATattgcaggacagccaaggctaagttagagagaccttgtctcaaaaataaataaattataaatcaagTAAGTTCTCACTTGGCATGGTGGCTctgccttgggagacagagggcaAGCAAAACACCCCACTGCAAGTGTGAGGTCTCCTTGTCTACACAGAGGGTTCTAAGACAGTCGGggttatatagcaagaccttatctcagaGAATTAATTAACTggggcaggagaaatggctcCCTGGTtgagagtacttgttgctcttgcagaggacctgagtttggttcccagcatccacatggcagctcacagtcatctgtaactccagttctggaggattcagtgtcctcttctgacctccacaggcaccaggcatgtacatggtgcgcAGACataaatgaaggcaaaacactcatacacgtgaaataaaatttaaaaatctaaaatatttaaaggcaattaattaaattctaattttaaagtACCAAATAACAGTGTACTGTTATTAGAACAAACCCCAGAATTGCAAGTATTTGATAATTTTCAATACATAGTACAtgattgctatttatttatttatttatttatttttggtttttcgagagagggtttctctgtgtagcttttcgcctttcctggaactcactttgtagaccaggctggcctcgaactcacaaagatccaccttgctctgcctccggagtgctgggattaaaggcgtgtgccaccaccgcctggctgtgtatttatttcttatgtgtgtgtgagagatagatcgtgtgtgtgtgtgtgtgtgtgtgtgtgtgtgtgtgtgtgtgtgtgtggtggcgggAGTCAGAGGGCAGTTTGTGGGAATTGGTGCTCTCCTGTAATTTGCGGGTCCTGGTGattgaactcaaatcatcaggctCAACTGTGGGCACCTCcccttactgagccatctcatcagcccgtgttttttcacttaaaatgGTATCAGATATTCTATGACTATACCTGTCTGACATTCTATTgttcataaaaacattttatggaaATAAACACATTAAACTGTACTGTGGGGGCCTGAGTGTCTCAATAGGACTAGCTCAGGCGTGGGCTTCGGGTCCCTCCCTGGGTTGGAAAGAAAGAGTTCCTGAGTCACCTCAGGTCtgatttgtgtggtgtgtgtgtgtgtggtgtgtgttggggATCAAGCCCAAATGACACAAATACCAGGCAAATATTTCTCTGAGCTACATGCCCAACTCCGggtcttcttttttctccctagCCTCGCTCCAGTGGCCAGGGCCTGCCCAGGAGTTCAGCTCAGCCTTATAAGCTAGCTGGAACATTGGACCCACTCCTCCCCGACTCCTTGATGCTCTCACCCCATTTCCACCCCACCTGCAGGCATGGAGACCCTGCCTCCACCTAGACCCCACTCCCAGATGCCCCGCCCCTTCTTCCTGAATCTCTTACCTATAGACTCCACGGATGGCGTAGTAGAGGAACATGAAGACGAGGAACTCCCCACACAGCAGCTTGTAGATGCTACCACGCCAGCACAGGAGCAGGCAGGAGAAGGAACCGAGACGGGCATTGGCTACTTTGTTTGTGTAGGTGACAGTCATGGCTTGGCACTGTGCAGCAGTAGGTGGGCTTGGGTCCTGGTCAGAGGCAGAGGGTGAcgtggagagggaaggaaagaaccaaagaCTACGTTCTGGTCCGGGACTGAGGAGTTTAGTCCTACCCTACCCTGGGCCTCCATTTTTCTAGCCTGGGACACAGAAGGATGAGGACATTGGGTAGGTCTGGGAATTGCCACGTGCCCTTGATTTTATATAATGACAAAGGCAGCTGCAAGGGCAGCAGCAATATTCATGCAGAGCTCAGGGTCTCAGAGCCAGGCTGTCTGAGTTCTCAACCCAGTTCCCCAGCTTCCTCAACTACACTGGAGTGAGTAGCTCAGAGACCCAGGCTAGCCCTGTTCACGGCCATGTCCCCATCCCCAGCACTTAGCCTGGCAGGAAGGAATGCCCTACTAATGGTTACTGAATGACCACCCCAGGGCCTTTCCACCTGCTGATGTAGCCACCTCAGGGGACGGATGCTTTTCCTGAGGTAATCCCATGGCTCACTTCCACTTTAGAACGTCTCCTAGGAAAAATGTCCCCAGCCACCCTACTGGAAATAATGCTTCAGTTGTCACCAGTGGTGCCTTCCCAGTTTGCTCGATCCTTCTACATGATGTATGTCGCTACTTGAAGTCATGTGACACACACAGGACATGCCTGCCTGTTGTTCATTCTCTTCTCCCACTGGAAGCTCTTAGTGTGTTCTTGGAGCAGATGCTCAACACAAACTGATTAAAGCCATGATTGACTACCCCTTCCCACCATCCAGAGTCCACCTCCCCCACATGTGCTGCCAATATATGCCCATCACACCCCCAAATACACAAGAACAGTCATCCACCCCTAAAGGCCCGCAAAGCCCCAGCACTGTCCAGCTGGGGCAACCCCTACTCACAGGTAGGGTTCCGGCAGTTCAGGCAACCTCGGAAAAGTCCTGGCCACTGGGTTGCTGGGACTCTCTGAGACCCTGAGGCAGGTACCCTTGCCCGTACTTGGAGGCTGGCACTGCCCACCTACATGTGTGCTGCGTTGTCACCTGACTTTCTAAGCCAAAGCTTCCACAAAGGAGTCCTTGTCTCGGCCCCTCTTGTAATCTGCTCAAGAGCAGCAGCCAGCACCGCCCAGTAATGTTCCTCTAATTCCTTCCTGGGGGCATTGAGCTAAGAACAGGACTGGAACTGGGGCTCACACCCCCTCTTCCATGGCTCTGAACTTTAGAATAGAGAGATCTGTGCTGCCACCCCTGTGTCCCAACTTCTGAGGTCTTTCAGAGAAAGTTGGGGGCAGGGTTGAGCCTCATCTAAGGTACCAGGACCCCAGGAAAAGGAATCTTGTCCAGGCCTCTGGGGTCCCCTCCAGAAAGAACTATAGCCCACTGCTACACGACACTGGCTTCTAGTGACCTACCTATGTGCTAGCCCTCATGGGCCTCagcagccctgtctcaaaaagggtgTGTTGCTTTGGAATTTCGTCAGCACAGAAAGTAACAGCAATCTGCATATACTGGTGAGAAGCCCTGATTGGCTGCTGGTGACATCATAGGTTGTGGCGGCTGTGATTGGTTGGCAGGGCCTACTAGTAGGTACCTCggaggaagaggacaggaaggccaggtgtggtgaccgGGCTTAGAGGGAGAAAACTAAAGGCCTGCTGTTCCAGCTACCTAATCCCAGACAGCCTGAGAGAAACAAAGGCAAACACCTGTGCCCCCAGGGGCAGCTGGGTGGCTTTCAACAGCTGGGGAGACCTTA
Protein-coding regions in this window:
- the Best1 gene encoding bestrophin-1 isoform X2, producing MPVSVPSPACSCAGVVASTSCCVGSSSSSCSSTTPSVESIGFYVTLVVTRWWNQYESLPWPDRLMSQVSGFVEGKDEQGRLLRRTLIRYAILGQVLILRSVSTAVFKRFPTLLHLVRAGFMTHEEYKHLQKLGLPHNSFWVPWVWFANLSMKAYVGGRIRDTVLLQSMINEMCTLRTQCGHLYAYDWISIPLVYTQVVTVAVYSFFLACLVGRQFLNPAKNYPGHEMDLVVPVFTILQFLFYMGWLKVSLLSVDEMHQDLPPMERDMYWNEVEPQPPYTAASAQYRRPSFLGSTFNISLDKEDMEFQSNEDDEDEENPGGIIGRFLGLQSTDHHPPRTDSKTKLLWSKNDPYLEGHKAKHNSRDQEDNAWKLKGLDAFRATPLFERPGYHSAPQTPLSHTPMVFPPEQSAASKPYLVTGDGKSREHQTKRKTVEFNLNIPKKSPTGRPRKHHLDQGPTNTHTTPKEHIEPHPTLESRDEAGT
- the Best1 gene encoding bestrophin-1 isoform X3, with protein sequence MTVTYTNKVANARLGSFSCLLLCWRGSIYKLLCGEFLVFMFLYYAIRGVYRMALSNEQQLLFEKLALYCDSYIQLIPISFVLGFYVTLVVTRWWNQYESLPWPDRLMSQVSGFVEGKDEQGRLLRRTLIRYAILGQVLILRSVSTAVFKRFPTLLHLVRAGFMTHEEYKHLQKLGLPHNSFWVPWVWFANLSMKAYVGGRIRDTVLLQSMINEMCTLRTQCGHLYAYDWISIPLVYTQVVTVAVYSFFLACLVGRQFLNPAKNYPGHEMDLVVPVFTILQFLFYMGWLKVAEQLINPFGEDDDDFETNWIIDRNLQVSLLSVDEMHQDLPPMERDMYWNEVEPQPPYTAASAQYRRPSFLGSTFNISLDKEDMEFQSNEDDEDEENPGGIIGRFLGLQSTDHHPPRTDSKTKLLWSKNDPYLEGHKAKHNSRDQEDNAWKLKGLDAFRATPLFERPGYHSAPQTPLSHTPMVFPPEQSAASKPYLVTGDGKSREHQTKRKTVEFNLNIPKKSPTGRPRKHHLDQGPTNTHTTPKEHIEPHPTLESRDEAGT
- the Best1 gene encoding bestrophin-1 isoform X1; translation: MPVSVPSPACSCAGVVASTSCCVGSSSSSCSSTTPSVESIGFYVTLVVTRWWNQYESLPWPDRLMSQVSGFVEGKDEQGRLLRRTLIRYAILGQVLILRSVSTAVFKRFPTLLHLVRAGFMTHEEYKHLQKLGLPHNSFWVPWVWFANLSMKAYVGGRIRDTVLLQSMINEMCTLRTQCGHLYAYDWISIPLVYTQVVTVAVYSFFLACLVGRQFLNPAKNYPGHEMDLVVPVFTILQFLFYMGWLKVAEQLINPFGEDDDDFETNWIIDRNLQVSLLSVDEMHQDLPPMERDMYWNEVEPQPPYTAASAQYRRPSFLGSTFNISLDKEDMEFQSNEDDEDEENPGGIIGRFLGLQSTDHHPPRTDSKTKLLWSKNDPYLEGHKAKHNSRDQEDNAWKLKGLDAFRATPLFERPGYHSAPQTPLSHTPMVFPPEQSAASKPYLVTGDGKSREHQTKRKTVEFNLNIPKKSPTGRPRKHHLDQGPTNTHTTPKEHIEPHPTLESRDEAGT